One stretch of Zingiber officinale cultivar Zhangliang chromosome 6B, Zo_v1.1, whole genome shotgun sequence DNA includes these proteins:
- the LOC121993238 gene encoding transcription factor bHLH49-like, giving the protein MDRCSSEQKSEDHVGFGNAGFASEWQLRHPSRGSSTPSMPGSFTASLWNPSMAEADLPAVNKQPPHLGMAWNHPSSDSLSAGASFLPPNVYHFASDSAAFIKRAARFSSFNPYSKIDINMSESGKEDGSLPGSPMVEQDKAALQEGTGASSSKALAAKKRKRSSEKLEDEQTKGDPTMATGIKENVDTNQKPNGKQEEAAKEDYIHVRARRGQATNSHSLAERVRREKISQRMKFLQELVPGCSKVTGKAVMLDEIINYVQSLQRQVEFLSMKLATVNPRMDFNMDPLLSKDFLQSHGGPSSAIGFSPDMVHAQMHPSQQGLMQSALSASLNSTPNANTFRRAMNSQLNSLPNVWDEQLQNVMQMTSFSNNPQQPRTE; this is encoded by the exons ATGGATAGATGCAGCTCAGAGCAGAAGAGTGAGGACCATGTTGGCTTCGGCAATGCTGGATTTGCCTCAGAATGGCAACTTAGGCACCCCTCGAGAGGGTCCTCCACTCCATCCATGCCTGGCTCCTTCACAGCGAGCCTCTGGAACCCTTCCATGGCTGAAGCTGACCTGCCTGCCGTGAACAAGCAGCCCCCTCATCTCGGCATGGCTTGGAATCATCCCTCCTCCGACTCGCTGTCCGCAGGAGCAAGCTTTCTGCCTCCGAATGTCTACCATTTCGCTTCTGATTCAGCAGCTTTCATCAAGAGAGCTGCCAGGTTTTCATCTTTCAACCCTTACTCCAAGATTGACATCAACATGTCAGAATCTGGCAAGGAGGATGGCTCGCTGCCAGGGAGCCCCATGGTGGAGCAAGACAAGGCCGCCTTGCAAGAAGGTACTGGTGCTTCGTCTTCCAAAGCCCTTGCTGCtaagaagaggaagagatccaGTGAG AAATTGGAGGATGAGCAAACAAAGGGAGACCCAACCATGGCTACTGGAATCAAGGAGAATGTGGACACCAATCAAAAGCCTAATGGTAAGCAAgaagaagcagcaaaggaggactACATTCATGTTAGAGCGCGGCGCGGTCAAGCAACAAATAGCCACAGTCTTGCAGAAAGA GTGAGAAGGGAGAAAATTAGCCAGAGAATGAAGTTTCTTCAAGAACTTGTTCCTGGCTGCAGCAAA GTCACTGGAAAGGCAGTGATGCTCGATGAGATTATCAACTATGTTCAGTCACTGCAGAGGCAGGTTGAG TTTCTCTCAATGAAGCTTGCGACTGTGAATCCAAGGATGGACTTCAACATGGACCCTCTTCTCTCAAAAGAT TTTCTTCAGTCGCACGGCGGGCCTTCGTCTGCCATTGGTTTCTCACCTGATATGGTCCATGCTCAAATGCATCCATCTCAACAAGGACTGATGCAATCTGCTTTGTCTGCCAGCTTAAACAGCACTCCAAATGCAAATACTTTTAGACGAGCAATGAATTCTCAACTCAATTCA CTGCCTAATGTGTGGGACGAACAGCTGCAAAATGTCATGCAAATGACTTCTTTCAGCAACAATCCTCAGCAGCCAAGAACTGAATGa